Proteins from a genomic interval of Phalacrocorax aristotelis chromosome 3, bGulAri2.1, whole genome shotgun sequence:
- the ACBD3 gene encoding Golgi resident protein GCP60, translated as MAAVLSSDQLEVSVDGLTLSPNAEVPRCEARPGQGEPAAGRSSGSPGRAEAGGEAAAAAEEEEEEAAAALSPERRWGFALEELYGLALRFFKEKDGKAFHPTYEEKLKLVALHKQVLLGPYNPDTCPEVGFFDVLGNDRRKEWAALGNMSKQKAMTEFVKLLNRCCHLFSTYVTSHKIEKEEQEKKRREEEERRRREEEERERLQKEEEKRRREEEERLRREEEERRRIEEERLRMEQQKQQIMAALNSQTAIQFQQYAAQQYPGNYEQQQILIRQLQEQHYQQYMQQLYQVQLAQQQAALQKQQEAVVAATGTPLTTASKVNTPAPGDTPSVNGQASTHADSPEKELDTEALEEALENGPKDSVPVIAAPSMWTRPQIKDFKEKIRQDADSVITVGRGEVVTVRVPTHEEGSYLFWEFATDNYDIGFGVYFEWTDSPNTAVSVHVSESSDDEDEEEENTSSEEKAKKNASKPQLDEIVPVYRRDCHEEVYAGSHQYPGRGVYLLKFDNSYSLWRSKTVYYRVYYTR; from the exons ATGGCGGCGGTGCTGAGCTCGGACCAGCTCGAGGTCTCGGTAGACGGGCTGACGCTAAGCCCCAACGCCGAGGTGCCGCGCTGTGAAGCGCggccggggcagggggagcccGCGGCGGGCCGGAGCTCCGGTTCCCCGGGCCGGGCGGAGGCCGGCggtgaggcggcggcggcggcggaggaggaagaggaggaggcggcggcggcgctgagCCCGGAGCGGCGCTGGGGCTTCGCGCTGGAGGAGCTCTACGGCCTGGCGCTGCGCTTCTTCAAAG aaaaaGATGGCAAAGCCTTTCATCCAACATATGAAGAAAAACTCAAACTTGTGGCACTGCACAAGCAGGTTCTGCTGGGACCTTACAACCCTGACACCTGCCCTGAAGTTGGATTCTTTGATGTTCTGGGGAATGATAGAAG gaAGGAATGGGCTGCCCTTGGAAACATGTCAAAGCAAAAAGCTATGACAGAATTTGTTAAGCTCCTGAATAGGTGCTGCCACTTGTTTTCAACATATGTCACTTCCCACAAGATAGagaaagaagaacaagaaaagaaaag aagagaagaggaagaacgAAGGCGGCGTGAAGAGGAGGAGCGTGAGCGTttacaaaaagaagaagaaaaacgtAGGCgagaagaagaggaaaggctgagaagagaagaagaagagaggaggagaatAGAGGAGGAACGTCTTCGGATGGAACAACAGAA GCAACAGATAATGGCAGCACTGAACTCCCAGACTGCCATTCAGTTCCAGCAGTATGCAGCCCAGCAGTATCCGGGCAACtatgagcagcagcagatccTAATTCGGCAGCTCCAGGAACAGCATTATCAACAATATATGCAGCAGTTGTATCAGGTCCAGCTTGCACAGCAACAG gCAGCCTTACAAAAACAGCAGGAGGCAGTTGTGGCAGCGACAGGGACACCTCTGACTACTGCATCGAAGGTGAATACACCTGCCCCAGGGGACACCCCATCTGTTAATGGGCAGGCCAGTACACATGCAGACAGCCCTGAAAAAGAGCTGGATACAGAGGCTTTGGAAGAAGCACTGGAGAATGGACCAAAAG aTTCTGTTCCAGTGATAGCTGCCCCATCGATGTGGACACGACCTCAGATAAAAGACTTCAAGGAAAAAATCCGGCAGGATGCAGATTCTGTGATCACAGTGGGCCGAGGAGAAGTAGTTACAGTTAGAGTACCGACACATGAAGAGGGGTCTTACCTCTTTTGGGAGTTTGCTACAGACAATTATGACATTGGTTTTGGGGTGTATTTTGAATGGACAGACTCCCCCAATACTGCAGTCAGTGTGCATGTCAGTGAATCCAGTGAtgatgaagatgaagaagaag AAAATActagcagtgaagaaaaagccaaaaagaaCGCCAGCAAGCCTCAGCTAGATGAAATAGTGCCTGTGTACAGACGAGACTGTCATGAAGAAGTGTATGCTGGCAGCCACCAGTACCCAGGGAGAGGAGTTTACCTCCTTAAATTTGACAACTCCTACTCTCTATGGAGGTCAAAAACAGTTTACTACAGAGTTTATTATACTAGATAA